A portion of the Paenibacillus sp. PvR098 genome contains these proteins:
- a CDS encoding DUF951 domain-containing protein has product MEKKQYQLGDVVQMKKPHPCGTNEMEIIRMGMDIRIKCVGCKHSVLVPRAKFESKLKKVLRTTVVSDGTDEARSEA; this is encoded by the coding sequence ATGGAAAAGAAACAGTATCAGCTTGGCGATGTGGTGCAAATGAAAAAGCCGCACCCTTGCGGTACGAACGAAATGGAAATCATCCGAATGGGGATGGATATCCGAATCAAATGCGTCGGCTGCAAGCACAGTGTGCTCGTTCCTAGGGCAAAGTTCGAAAGTAAATTAAAAAAAGTGCTGAGAACAACGGTCGTGTCAGATGGTACCGATGAAGCAAGATCTGAAGCATAA
- a CDS encoding mechanosensitive ion channel family protein: protein MNQTIPKPQEEEVTLENLPQVWKQFQSELTDYITNPEVWTGLLFTLLKVLLIYIAARVVVKIANKALEHVLKPKSRGPIHFDQRRTKTIGKLAANVVTYVVNFIMILMILSQFNVNLGPVLAGAGVVGLAIGFGAQSLVKDVITGFFIIFEDQFAVGDVIETGTFKGTVEEIGLRVTRIKSWTGEVHIIPNGMINQVTNFSINNSLAVIDVNVAYETDIDKAVRVLKEAAETFYEHNVDMVKAPEVLGVHMMGATEITLRVTAECKPNTHFGVMRQLNAEIKKAFETRGIEIPYPRLVTYHRTEKAES, encoded by the coding sequence ATGAATCAAACCATACCCAAGCCCCAGGAAGAAGAGGTAACACTTGAAAATTTACCTCAGGTTTGGAAACAATTTCAATCTGAGTTAACGGACTATATTACTAATCCGGAAGTGTGGACTGGATTGTTATTTACCTTATTGAAGGTACTGCTGATTTATATAGCCGCTCGAGTGGTCGTTAAAATTGCTAATAAAGCGTTAGAGCATGTGCTGAAGCCAAAATCGCGGGGCCCGATCCATTTTGACCAGAGAAGAACCAAAACCATCGGTAAGCTAGCGGCGAATGTCGTTACTTATGTGGTTAATTTTATTATGATCCTAATGATTCTGAGTCAATTTAATGTAAATCTGGGACCTGTGTTGGCCGGCGCGGGAGTAGTTGGGCTTGCCATTGGGTTTGGGGCTCAAAGCTTGGTGAAGGATGTCATTACCGGCTTTTTTATTATTTTTGAGGATCAGTTTGCCGTCGGAGATGTGATTGAAACAGGAACCTTCAAAGGAACTGTGGAAGAGATCGGTCTCAGGGTGACCCGAATCAAAAGCTGGACGGGAGAGGTTCATATCATTCCTAATGGAATGATTAACCAGGTAACGAACTTTTCCATCAATAATTCTTTAGCTGTTATAGACGTTAATGTAGCCTATGAAACAGATATAGATAAAGCTGTAAGAGTGTTGAAGGAAGCTGCCGAGACCTTTTATGAACATAACGTCGATATGGTCAAAGCGCCGGAGGTGCTCGGCGTTCATATGATGGGCGCTACTGAGATTACATTGAGAGTGACAGCTGAATGTAAGCCCAACACCCATTTTGGGGTCATGCGCCAACTGAACGCGGAAATTAAGAAGGCGTTCGAAACACGCGGGATCGAAATCCCTTATCCGAGGCTTGTCACTTATCATCGGACGGAAAAGGCGGAATCCTAA
- a CDS encoding aminotransferase class V-fold PLP-dependent enzyme — protein MPTIYLDHAASSWPKPPEVLKAMHENMELLAANPGRGSHEMAVKASRTLFEGRKQLAKLFHIKNPNDIAYALNTTMALNLAIKGFLNEGDHVICSAVEHNSVRRPLEHLKKEKNVSVSYIKTDQKGNLKIDDVVSEINGNTKMIVCSHSSNLLGSILPVAELGQICRDKGIKLLIDAAQTAGTLEIDVEKMGIHMLAFPGHKGLLGPQGTGGLYIHPDIDLVPLLHGGTGSQSEAIDQPTVRPDRYEAGTQNTVGVAGLIEGIKYIQSETIEKIHTREWQLTQRMMIGLMETEGVTVLGPEVGQNKTGIVSFTVGQADSSEIAFILDQSFQIAVRAGYHCTPMAHEMAGTMERGAIRASVGCFTTVEDVDQLIHAIREVVKYMK, from the coding sequence ATGCCGACGATATATCTGGATCATGCTGCATCTTCATGGCCAAAACCACCCGAGGTGCTCAAAGCCATGCATGAGAATATGGAGTTACTCGCTGCAAACCCAGGAAGAGGCAGTCATGAAATGGCAGTAAAAGCGAGCCGAACTTTATTTGAAGGACGTAAACAGCTAGCAAAGCTTTTTCATATTAAAAACCCGAATGATATTGCCTACGCGTTGAATACGACAATGGCTCTTAATTTAGCAATAAAAGGATTCCTGAATGAGGGAGACCATGTTATATGTAGTGCTGTAGAGCACAACTCTGTCAGAAGGCCATTGGAGCATTTAAAAAAAGAAAAAAATGTCAGTGTTTCCTATATTAAGACAGATCAAAAAGGAAATCTTAAAATCGATGATGTTGTCTCAGAGATAAATGGAAATACCAAAATGATCGTTTGCAGTCATAGTTCTAATCTGCTTGGCAGCATATTACCTGTAGCCGAATTAGGACAGATATGTAGAGATAAAGGAATAAAGCTCTTGATAGATGCTGCACAAACGGCAGGAACTTTAGAAATCGATGTAGAAAAGATGGGGATTCATATGTTGGCCTTTCCAGGCCATAAAGGACTTCTTGGCCCTCAAGGCACGGGTGGTTTATATATTCATCCAGATATCGATTTAGTTCCATTACTTCACGGAGGGACGGGAAGTCAATCGGAAGCGATTGATCAGCCTACGGTAAGGCCAGATCGATATGAGGCGGGCACTCAGAATACAGTGGGTGTAGCTGGATTAATCGAAGGTATTAAATATATACAGAGCGAAACGATTGAAAAAATACATACAAGGGAATGGCAGTTAACCCAAAGAATGATGATAGGGCTAATGGAAACTGAAGGGGTCACTGTATTAGGCCCTGAAGTTGGGCAAAATAAGACAGGAATCGTTTCCTTTACCGTAGGTCAGGCTGATTCATCTGAAATCGCGTTTATTTTGGACCAATCGTTTCAAATTGCTGTGCGGGCAGGATATCATTGCACACCAATGGCTCATGAAATGGCAGGAACTATGGAGCGAGGAGCTATCCGTGCAAGTGTAGGCTGCTTTACTACGGTTGAAGATGTAGATCAGTTGATTCATGCGATCAGGGAAGTCGTTAAATATATGAAATAG
- a CDS encoding DUF3343 domain-containing protein, producing the protein MAFDSTQQALRAEMLLEYADIENDMCPTPKEITAGCALSLEFPEESLHQVKDIIHQEKVEIRGIYFKTDDKYVTIEM; encoded by the coding sequence ATGGCTTTCGATTCAACTCAACAAGCGTTAAGAGCAGAGATGCTGCTGGAGTATGCCGACATTGAGAATGACATGTGTCCAACCCCAAAAGAGATCACGGCGGGTTGTGCCCTATCCTTGGAGTTCCCTGAGGAATCATTACATCAAGTGAAAGATATTATTCATCAAGAGAAGGTAGAGATCCGTGGCATTTATTTTAAAACGGACGATAAATATGTTACGATAGAAATGTAA
- a CDS encoding ParB/RepB/Spo0J family partition protein: MSKRLGTGLGKGLEALLPALSINEDDKVVEIPLAQLRPNPYQPRKNFNEESIQELAASIKEHGVIQPIIVRSVLKGFEIIAGERRFRATQVSGLATIPAVVKKFTDRQVMEIALIENVQREDLNAMEISVAYQALIDQFGMTQEELSVKVGKSRSHIANFLRLLQLPEEVKQYVSRGTLSMGHAKAIAGVKDKKIVKALADTAIKEQWSVRQLEEEVKKLEENTDKKSKQKAKRKDPYINQLEESLRETYRTTVKIKHSNNKGKIEILYYSKDDLDRLLEMLQGKTS; the protein is encoded by the coding sequence GTGAGTAAGCGGTTGGGTACTGGATTGGGAAAAGGTCTAGAAGCATTACTTCCTGCACTCAGCATCAATGAAGACGATAAGGTGGTTGAAATTCCACTTGCTCAGCTAAGGCCGAACCCATATCAACCTCGTAAAAATTTTAACGAAGAGTCCATTCAAGAATTGGCCGCCTCGATTAAAGAACACGGTGTAATTCAACCGATTATTGTTAGAAGTGTTTTAAAGGGTTTCGAGATCATAGCAGGTGAACGTCGATTTCGGGCAACACAGGTTTCTGGTTTAGCAACAATACCTGCTGTTGTAAAGAAGTTCACAGACAGGCAGGTTATGGAAATTGCTTTAATTGAAAATGTACAGCGAGAAGATTTGAATGCGATGGAGATTTCAGTTGCTTATCAAGCTCTAATTGATCAGTTTGGTATGACTCAGGAGGAGCTGTCTGTAAAAGTAGGAAAAAGCCGTTCGCATATTGCAAACTTTCTTAGACTACTGCAGCTTCCGGAAGAAGTGAAGCAATATGTTTCACGTGGAACATTATCTATGGGACATGCAAAAGCAATTGCGGGCGTGAAGGATAAAAAAATCGTTAAAGCATTGGCGGATACGGCTATTAAAGAACAATGGAGTGTTCGTCAACTAGAAGAGGAAGTTAAGAAGCTAGAAGAAAACACGGACAAGAAATCGAAGCAAAAGGCGAAACGTAAGGACCCCTATATCAATCAATTGGAAGAAAGCCTAAGAGAAACCTATAGGACTACAGTGAAAATAAAACACAGTAATAACAAAGGTAAGATAGAGATTTTGTATTATTCAAAAGATGATTTGGACCGTCTGTTAGAAATGCTTCAGGGAAAAACTTCATGA
- a CDS encoding DUF4446 family protein, with the protein MGELEASIPLEVVLAAVGVVLLLFVIIMISLWVKLNRLRKKYESMLNGAEGLNVEQILIDLQQKWNEQAEISDGINRKIKQIRQDMGHMKSHIGFYRYNAFAERGSDLSFSVAILDDQQDGVVLTGIHSREQTYMYAKPIEQGQSKYMLSPEEKEAINRCAIKG; encoded by the coding sequence ATGGGGGAACTAGAAGCAAGTATTCCGTTAGAAGTTGTACTTGCAGCTGTAGGGGTTGTCTTACTACTATTTGTAATCATTATGATTTCCTTATGGGTAAAGTTAAATCGACTGCGCAAAAAGTATGAAAGTATGCTCAACGGTGCAGAGGGATTAAATGTTGAGCAAATTCTAATTGATTTACAGCAAAAGTGGAATGAACAAGCAGAGATAAGTGACGGAATTAATCGAAAAATCAAACAAATCAGACAAGATATGGGTCATATGAAATCGCATATTGGATTTTACCGTTATAATGCCTTTGCTGAACGGGGAAGTGATTTAAGTTTTTCCGTAGCTATTTTGGACGATCAGCAGGATGGGGTAGTGCTTACGGGAATTCACAGCCGGGAACAAACCTATATGTATGCTAAACCAATAGAACAAGGACAGTCTAAATATATGTTGTCCCCGGAAGAGAAAGAAGCCATTAATCGATGCGCAATAAAGGGGTAA
- the yyaC gene encoding spore protease YyaC, translating into MKIPFHRDTQKTKDTDNLKVMHSDSDSIELLSERLCTSLQHVPPHQPIILVCVGTDRSTGDSLGPLVGSQLKKYSIEGLHLYGTLDHPIHAMNLNETLTTISQHFNNPFIIAVDACLGQVTSVGCIQIGQGPVKPGAGVNKELPPVGNMHITGIVNVGGFMEYFVLQNTRLSLVMNMSDVIAKSFYAALTSKQRWKVTPLLRID; encoded by the coding sequence ATGAAAATTCCTTTTCATAGAGATACGCAAAAGACTAAAGACACCGATAATCTTAAAGTGATGCACTCAGATTCCGACAGTATTGAACTTCTCTCCGAACGCCTTTGCACTTCTCTTCAACATGTGCCTCCCCATCAACCGATCATTCTGGTTTGTGTCGGTACGGACCGTTCCACGGGTGACTCTTTAGGCCCCCTTGTTGGTTCTCAATTGAAAAAGTATTCGATTGAAGGCCTTCATTTATACGGAACGTTGGACCACCCGATTCATGCTATGAATTTAAACGAAACACTTACGACGATATCCCAACATTTTAATAATCCCTTTATTATTGCCGTTGATGCTTGCCTCGGTCAAGTAACCAGTGTGGGCTGCATCCAGATTGGGCAAGGTCCAGTTAAGCCGGGAGCCGGTGTTAATAAAGAGCTTCCTCCGGTAGGAAATATGCACATTACTGGTATCGTTAATGTCGGAGGTTTTATGGAATATTTCGTTCTCCAAAACACTCGGCTCAGTTTAGTTATGAATATGTCCGATGTCATAGCCAAATCATTCTATGCCGCTCTAACCAGCAAGCAGAGGTGGAAGGTTACCCCTTTATTGCGCATCGATTAA
- a CDS encoding tyrosine-type recombinase/integrase: protein MKKQITLPALKNKNRKSRILPLSTETARLLKQIIAESSQYFDSTYVFTTNYGEQLSEKTVKKAFDKYAEKAKLGRSVSRPCITS, encoded by the coding sequence GTGAAGAAGCAAATAACGCTGCCGGCCTTAAAAAATAAGAACAGAAAATCACGGATCTTACCGTTATCTACCGAGACTGCCCGGCTGCTGAAGCAAATTATAGCGGAATCGTCACAGTACTTCGATTCGACGTACGTTTTTACAACGAATTACGGCGAGCAACTAAGCGAAAAGACGGTAAAGAAGGCGTTCGATAAGTACGCTGAGAAGGCGAAGCTCGGGAGGTCTGTGTCGCGGCCATGTATTACGTCATAA
- a CDS encoding AAA family ATPase — translation MAKIIAITNQKGGVGKTTTSVNLGASLASLGKKVLLVDIDPQGNTTSGIGINKADAVYCIYDVLINDVHPKDAMCDTAIDNLKIIPATIQLAGAEIELVPTISREVRLKKSLQLVNHMFDYILIDCPPSLGILTVNSLTAADSVIIPIQCEYYALEGLSQLLNTVRLVQKHLNTSLQIEGVLLTMFDARTNLGMQVIEEVKKYFQQKVYQTIIPRNVRLSEAPSHGKSIITYDPKSKGAEVYMELAKEVMAP, via the coding sequence TTGGCTAAAATTATCGCCATAACCAACCAAAAGGGTGGGGTTGGCAAAACAACGACGTCCGTTAACTTGGGAGCTTCTTTGGCTTCACTGGGAAAAAAGGTTCTGTTGGTCGATATCGACCCTCAAGGAAATACAACGAGCGGGATCGGAATCAATAAAGCAGATGCAGTATATTGCATATACGATGTGCTGATTAATGATGTACATCCTAAGGATGCGATGTGTGATACAGCCATTGATAATTTGAAAATCATTCCTGCTACAATACAGCTTGCAGGGGCGGAAATAGAACTTGTACCGACAATATCAAGAGAAGTCCGGTTGAAAAAATCGCTTCAGCTGGTGAATCATATGTTTGATTATATTCTCATCGATTGTCCGCCTTCACTAGGTATTTTGACGGTAAATTCATTGACGGCTGCGGATTCTGTTATTATTCCAATTCAATGCGAATATTACGCTTTAGAAGGACTCAGCCAGCTTTTGAATACGGTTCGTTTAGTACAAAAGCATCTGAACACTTCGCTGCAAATAGAAGGTGTTTTATTAACGATGTTTGATGCCAGAACGAATTTGGGAATGCAAGTTATTGAAGAAGTGAAAAAGTATTTTCAGCAAAAGGTGTATCAAACGATTATTCCGCGCAATGTAAGACTAAGCGAAGCTCCGAGCCATGGTAAGTCCATCATAACTTATGACCCTAAGTCTAAGGGCGCAGAAGTGTATATGGAGCTGGCAAAGGAAGTGATGGCACCGTGA
- the rsmG gene encoding 16S rRNA (guanine(527)-N(7))-methyltransferase RsmG: MDSVLQKFTELLDGKGIQLTEKQVHQFELYYKELVDWNERMNLTGITEREQVYIKHFYDSLSVSFFVPMSSRSKIADIGSGAGFPSIPLKIAYPHLQVTIVDSLNKRIQFLNHVAAALDLSDVHCVHGRAEDVARLPEHRDQYDLVTARAVARMAVLNEFCLPFVSVGGLFVAMKGQEVQGEIEDSAFSLKELKGQWVQTHRFELPVEESTRHMVLIKKTAPTPKKYPRKAGTPLKFPLV, translated from the coding sequence ATGGACAGTGTGCTGCAGAAATTTACGGAGTTGTTGGATGGCAAGGGAATTCAACTTACGGAGAAGCAGGTTCACCAATTCGAGCTATATTATAAAGAGCTTGTGGATTGGAACGAACGTATGAATTTGACTGGCATAACGGAGAGGGAACAGGTATATATCAAACATTTTTACGACTCCCTCTCTGTTTCTTTTTTTGTGCCCATGTCAAGCCGTTCGAAGATAGCCGATATCGGTTCAGGAGCCGGTTTTCCAAGTATTCCTCTAAAGATTGCATATCCCCATTTACAGGTTACCATTGTTGATTCTCTAAATAAACGTATTCAATTTTTAAATCATGTGGCTGCAGCTCTTGATTTGTCCGATGTTCATTGTGTGCATGGTCGGGCTGAAGATGTGGCCCGTTTACCCGAACACCGTGATCAGTATGATTTAGTTACAGCGAGAGCAGTAGCACGTATGGCCGTCCTTAACGAATTTTGTTTGCCTTTTGTTTCTGTCGGAGGATTGTTTGTTGCAATGAAAGGGCAAGAGGTTCAAGGTGAAATTGAGGACTCGGCTTTCAGTTTAAAAGAACTTAAAGGTCAATGGGTTCAGACTCATCGGTTTGAACTTCCTGTTGAAGAGTCGACCAGACATATGGTGCTCATCAAAAAGACGGCGCCGACACCGAAAAAATATCCTAGAAAAGCAGGAACACCTTTAAAATTTCCATTAGTATAG
- the noc gene encoding nucleoid occlusion protein produces MKEQISKLFGFADKASTDEVKNVPVHEIVPSPYQPRTIFDDDRIEELCQTIKTHGVIQPIVVRMRNNTFELIAGERRLRAVKKLGFETIPAIIRDFNDSQAASIALIENLQREGLTAIEEAIAYQQLIDLHSLTQESLAQRLGKSQSTIANKIRLLHLSEPVKQALIERKVTERHARALLALEQEELQLKILDDIITKELNVKQTEARIAFLKETAKVKSKAKRVSYSKDVRLALNTIRQSVDMVTSSGLVINTTEQDHEDHYEIVIRIPKR; encoded by the coding sequence ATGAAGGAACAAATCTCAAAATTGTTTGGTTTTGCTGATAAGGCGTCAACAGACGAAGTGAAAAATGTTCCTGTCCATGAGATCGTTCCAAGTCCATACCAGCCTCGAACGATATTCGACGATGATCGGATCGAAGAACTGTGTCAGACGATTAAAACACATGGCGTAATCCAGCCGATTGTAGTGCGGATGCGGAACAATACATTTGAGCTAATTGCAGGAGAGCGTCGTTTGAGAGCCGTGAAAAAATTAGGCTTCGAAACGATTCCTGCAATTATACGTGATTTTAACGATTCACAGGCGGCTTCAATAGCTTTAATTGAAAATCTTCAACGTGAAGGTTTAACGGCTATTGAGGAAGCCATTGCCTATCAGCAGCTTATTGACCTGCATAGTTTGACGCAAGAGAGCTTGGCCCAACGGTTAGGAAAAAGTCAGTCTACCATTGCCAATAAAATTAGATTATTGCATTTAAGTGAACCGGTGAAACAAGCATTAATTGAGCGTAAAGTCACTGAACGGCATGCCAGAGCGCTGCTCGCTTTGGAACAAGAGGAACTTCAGTTGAAGATACTTGACGATATTATCACTAAAGAGCTCAATGTAAAGCAAACAGAAGCAAGAATTGCCTTCTTAAAGGAAACAGCAAAAGTGAAAAGTAAAGCCAAGCGGGTTTCGTATTCCAAGGATGTAAGATTGGCGCTGAATACGATAAGACAGTCTGTTGATATGGTTACCTCATCCGGACTTGTGATTAATACAACTGAACAAGATCATGAAGATCATTATGAAATTGTCATTCGGATCCCAAAACGTTAA